Proteins encoded within one genomic window of Hermetia illucens chromosome 2, iHerIll2.2.curated.20191125, whole genome shotgun sequence:
- the LOC119648912 gene encoding uncharacterized exonuclease C637.09 isoform X2, which translates to MKTLTAKQEARLQKKKKKMAALAEIIKLNDRDRRNKKTRSSSESSNSSSSSSEAASKGSNHSIRGEQVSRKSGSEQIADNGCMEEPKSKRMKIESIGDFYNSNDDVPSKKSKSSENNRPVDKKDAHKPQAGKVTSEGISQENLQLSESQYIQLKRELNERKRSIRNVPRLRLKEQGEQASLSLEVNSRTPIFLTDIQHLLMAAILGGGSPCTPWRWCHLEKSQRLSHTLVLVVEGLSLFHFLSYENHFSEANRVFQNKLEVIMPPHKEGKIIEELAAVPLTSSEKEELIKRYGSLETAIETNKDPLLLVKTIFPVDGPSDTPVDQTVPSGDTFPRTQLLLSALQMVDEGYPLPLRGKLANRFQSYKFTKDVYSEVTPRSPLFGLDCEMCKTTKGGSELTRISIVGEDMKPVYETLVRPTNKIIDYLTPYSGITPEMMINVTKTLEEVQEDIRRLLPPDAILVGQSLNADLHAMRMMHPYIIDTSIIFNITGERKRKAKLSTLAQQFLGEVIQQSMDGHDPFEDSLASLKLTKLKLSKGLDFGDAVLDGRKKANEVYSTTTQQLKTQVTIGAQTKEVISHNLFAHVAKVERRTAVITSEEMNVDFHKVFNNKAKVYSGDDAIHNENSNTTSNEFCNGKNPPSSIDCFRTEGNKGAIRKTRDVSSNYALTITNLNVAPQRLELSRIEKTISNVDKWISRLWETVAANGLFVVLLGGTPGASSGVAMVKIKKSGTDVATDTPIAV; encoded by the coding sequence ATGAAAACTTTAACTGCGAAACAGGAAGCACGAttacagaaaaagaagaaaaaaatggccGCGCTGGCAGAAATCATAAAATTGAACGACAGGGATCGTCGGAATAAAAAAACTCGTTCGAGCTCAGAGAGCAGTAATAGCAGTTCCAGCAGCAGCGAAGCTGCGTCAAAGGGCAGCAACCACAGTATCAGAGGTGAGCAAGTTTCAAGGAAGAGTGGATCGGAACAAATAGCCGACAACGGGTGTATGGAGGAGCCGAAGAGCAAGCGTATGAAGATCGAGTCCATTGGAGACTTTTATAATAGTAACGACGACGTACCATCGAAAAAGTCAAAGAGCTCTGAGAATAACAGACCAGTAGATAAGAAGGACGCACATAAACCGCAGGCGGGGAAGGTAACCAGTGAAGGGATTAGCCAGGAGAACTTACAGCTGAGCGAGAGTCAGTACATACAATTGAAGCGGGAGTTGAACGAAAGGAAGAGGTCCATTCGCAATGTTCCAAGGCTGCGGCTGAAAGAGCAAGGCGAACAGGCCTCTTTGTCACTGGAAGTGAATAGTAGGACGCCCATCTTCCTCACAGACATACAACACTTACTGATGGCCGCGATCCTCGGGGGCGGATCGCCGTGCACCCCTTGGCGGTGGTGTCATCTCGAGAAAAGCCAAAGGCTGTCGCACACGTTGGTCCTCGTTGTCGAGGGGCTTTCCCTCTTTCACTTTCTATCATATGAGAACCATTTTTCAGAGGCCAATCGGGTGTTCCAGAATAAGCTGGAGGTGATAATGCCGCCTCATAAAGAGGGGAAAATCATTGAAGAGTTGGCAGCGGTACCTCTGACGAGTTCCGAAAAGGAAGAATTGATAAAACGCTACGGAAGTCTTGAGACGGCCATTGAGACGAACAAAGATCCACTTCTGTTAGTGAAGACGATATTTCCAGTAGACGGTCCGAGCGATACCCCCGTGGACCAGACAGTGCCCAGCGGCGACACGTTTCCCCGCACCCAACTGCTCCTCTCGGCACTGCAAATGGTGGACGAAGGCTATCCGCTTCCGTTGCGCGGCAAATTAGCCAATCGTTTCCAGAGTTACAAATTTACGAAAGATGTGTACTCAGAGGTAACGCCAAGAAGTCCATTGTTCGGCTTGGACTGTGAAATGTGTAAAACGACAAAAGGCGGTAGCGAATTAACTCGGATTTCCATCGTTGGCGAAGACATGAAACCAGTTTACGAGACGTTGGTGCGCCCAACCAACAAAATCATAGACTACTTAACGCCATACTCGGGGATAACCCCAGAAATGATGATTAATGTAACAAAAACACTGGAAGAAGTACAGGAGGATATACGTCGACTCCTTCCGCCTGACGCGATTCTCGTGGGTCAGTCGCTGAACGCCGATTTGCATGCGATGAGAATGATGCACCCGTACATCATCGACACGAGCATCATTTTCAACATAACCGGAGAAAGGAAACGGAAGGCGAAGTTGTCAACGTTGGCACAACAGTTCCTTGGTGAGGTGATCCAGCAAAGCATGGACGGGCACGATCCATTCGAGGACAGTCTGGCGAGCTTGAAGCTTACCAAGTTAAAACTGTCCAAGGGACTAGATTTCGGCGACGCTGTTCTAGATGGTAGGAAAAAAGCTAATGAAGTATATAGCACAACAACACAACAACTAAAAACACAAGTAACGATCGGAGCCCAGACAAAGGAGGTCATCTCGCACAATCTGTTCGCGCATGTGGCGAAGGTGGAGCGCCGGACGGCCGTGATCACGTCCGAGGAGATGAACGTGGATTTCCACAAAGTGTTTAACAACAAGGCGAAAGTCTACTCCGGAGACGATGCAATCCACAACGAAAACAGCAACACCACATCAAATGAATTTTGCAACGGAAAGAACCCGCCTTCATCTATCGATTGTTTCCGGACGGAGGGCAACAAGGGAGCAATCCGAAAAACAAGAGACGTCAGTTCCAACTACGCGCTTACCATTACTAACCTGAATGTTGCCCCGCAGCGCCTGGAACTATCGCGCATTGAAAAGACCATTTCAAACGTGGACAAATGGATCAGTCGACTTTGGGAGACAGTCGCAGCAAACGGACTTTTCGTAGTTCTTCTAGGTGGTACGCCCGGTGCGTCGAGCGGTGTTGCTATGGTCAAAATAAAAAAGAGTGGTACAGATGTCGCAACAGATACTCCAATCGCTGTATGA
- the LOC119648912 gene encoding uncharacterized exonuclease C637.09 isoform X1, which translates to MSLQHVHYYQIRVYVYFLALLPYIFSRTLKKPTQNSANLFGMKTLTAKQEARLQKKKKKMAALAEIIKLNDRDRRNKKTRSSSESSNSSSSSSEAASKGSNHSIRGEQVSRKSGSEQIADNGCMEEPKSKRMKIESIGDFYNSNDDVPSKKSKSSENNRPVDKKDAHKPQAGKVTSEGISQENLQLSESQYIQLKRELNERKRSIRNVPRLRLKEQGEQASLSLEVNSRTPIFLTDIQHLLMAAILGGGSPCTPWRWCHLEKSQRLSHTLVLVVEGLSLFHFLSYENHFSEANRVFQNKLEVIMPPHKEGKIIEELAAVPLTSSEKEELIKRYGSLETAIETNKDPLLLVKTIFPVDGPSDTPVDQTVPSGDTFPRTQLLLSALQMVDEGYPLPLRGKLANRFQSYKFTKDVYSEVTPRSPLFGLDCEMCKTTKGGSELTRISIVGEDMKPVYETLVRPTNKIIDYLTPYSGITPEMMINVTKTLEEVQEDIRRLLPPDAILVGQSLNADLHAMRMMHPYIIDTSIIFNITGERKRKAKLSTLAQQFLGEVIQQSMDGHDPFEDSLASLKLTKLKLSKGLDFGDAVLDGRKKANEVYSTTTQQLKTQVTIGAQTKEVISHNLFAHVAKVERRTAVITSEEMNVDFHKVFNNKAKVYSGDDAIHNENSNTTSNEFCNGKNPPSSIDCFRTEGNKGAIRKTRDVSSNYALTITNLNVAPQRLELSRIEKTISNVDKWISRLWETVAANGLFVVLLGGTPGASSGVAMVKIKKSGTDVATDTPIAV; encoded by the exons ATGAGTTTACAACACGTTCATTATTATCAAATTAGggtttatgtatattttttagCACTTCTCCCCTATATATT CTCGCGGACGTTGAAAAAGCCAACACAAAATTCGGCAAACTTATTCGGAATGAAAACTTTAACTGCGAAACAGGAAGCACGAttacagaaaaagaagaaaaaaatggccGCGCTGGCAGAAATCATAAAATTGAACGACAGGGATCGTCGGAATAAAAAAACTCGTTCGAGCTCAGAGAGCAGTAATAGCAGTTCCAGCAGCAGCGAAGCTGCGTCAAAGGGCAGCAACCACAGTATCAGAGGTGAGCAAGTTTCAAGGAAGAGTGGATCGGAACAAATAGCCGACAACGGGTGTATGGAGGAGCCGAAGAGCAAGCGTATGAAGATCGAGTCCATTGGAGACTTTTATAATAGTAACGACGACGTACCATCGAAAAAGTCAAAGAGCTCTGAGAATAACAGACCAGTAGATAAGAAGGACGCACATAAACCGCAGGCGGGGAAGGTAACCAGTGAAGGGATTAGCCAGGAGAACTTACAGCTGAGCGAGAGTCAGTACATACAATTGAAGCGGGAGTTGAACGAAAGGAAGAGGTCCATTCGCAATGTTCCAAGGCTGCGGCTGAAAGAGCAAGGCGAACAGGCCTCTTTGTCACTGGAAGTGAATAGTAGGACGCCCATCTTCCTCACAGACATACAACACTTACTGATGGCCGCGATCCTCGGGGGCGGATCGCCGTGCACCCCTTGGCGGTGGTGTCATCTCGAGAAAAGCCAAAGGCTGTCGCACACGTTGGTCCTCGTTGTCGAGGGGCTTTCCCTCTTTCACTTTCTATCATATGAGAACCATTTTTCAGAGGCCAATCGGGTGTTCCAGAATAAGCTGGAGGTGATAATGCCGCCTCATAAAGAGGGGAAAATCATTGAAGAGTTGGCAGCGGTACCTCTGACGAGTTCCGAAAAGGAAGAATTGATAAAACGCTACGGAAGTCTTGAGACGGCCATTGAGACGAACAAAGATCCACTTCTGTTAGTGAAGACGATATTTCCAGTAGACGGTCCGAGCGATACCCCCGTGGACCAGACAGTGCCCAGCGGCGACACGTTTCCCCGCACCCAACTGCTCCTCTCGGCACTGCAAATGGTGGACGAAGGCTATCCGCTTCCGTTGCGCGGCAAATTAGCCAATCGTTTCCAGAGTTACAAATTTACGAAAGATGTGTACTCAGAGGTAACGCCAAGAAGTCCATTGTTCGGCTTGGACTGTGAAATGTGTAAAACGACAAAAGGCGGTAGCGAATTAACTCGGATTTCCATCGTTGGCGAAGACATGAAACCAGTTTACGAGACGTTGGTGCGCCCAACCAACAAAATCATAGACTACTTAACGCCATACTCGGGGATAACCCCAGAAATGATGATTAATGTAACAAAAACACTGGAAGAAGTACAGGAGGATATACGTCGACTCCTTCCGCCTGACGCGATTCTCGTGGGTCAGTCGCTGAACGCCGATTTGCATGCGATGAGAATGATGCACCCGTACATCATCGACACGAGCATCATTTTCAACATAACCGGAGAAAGGAAACGGAAGGCGAAGTTGTCAACGTTGGCACAACAGTTCCTTGGTGAGGTGATCCAGCAAAGCATGGACGGGCACGATCCATTCGAGGACAGTCTGGCGAGCTTGAAGCTTACCAAGTTAAAACTGTCCAAGGGACTAGATTTCGGCGACGCTGTTCTAGATGGTAGGAAAAAAGCTAATGAAGTATATAGCACAACAACACAACAACTAAAAACACAAGTAACGATCGGAGCCCAGACAAAGGAGGTCATCTCGCACAATCTGTTCGCGCATGTGGCGAAGGTGGAGCGCCGGACGGCCGTGATCACGTCCGAGGAGATGAACGTGGATTTCCACAAAGTGTTTAACAACAAGGCGAAAGTCTACTCCGGAGACGATGCAATCCACAACGAAAACAGCAACACCACATCAAATGAATTTTGCAACGGAAAGAACCCGCCTTCATCTATCGATTGTTTCCGGACGGAGGGCAACAAGGGAGCAATCCGAAAAACAAGAGACGTCAGTTCCAACTACGCGCTTACCATTACTAACCTGAATGTTGCCCCGCAGCGCCTGGAACTATCGCGCATTGAAAAGACCATTTCAAACGTGGACAAATGGATCAGTCGACTTTGGGAGACAGTCGCAGCAAACGGACTTTTCGTAGTTCTTCTAGGTGGTACGCCCGGTGCGTCGAGCGGTGTTGCTATGGTCAAAATAAAAAAGAGTGGTACAGATGTCGCAACAGATACTCCAATCGCTGTATGA